The DNA sequence GACGAAGAAAGAGGGGaatatttttcaacttttagtttatataatattatattatattcccaaaaacacattttatatttgtagaaatattaaatatttcaattataagGATGAGCGTACAAATTTGTTTTGATGCTATTAATgctatatataatcaaaattatggtttcacttaaaaatatttcaattaaaaggATGAGATTCTCGAGGGCGCGCAGTATCGTAACTTAATACAAAAGTGAGGGAGTCAATGATAGTTTGATCATAAGAAAGCAGTCATATGCTTGGTGCGAACAAGGAGCCACCGTATTAGATGAAAGTCACATACTGTTATTGTCGTGGTTCGTCTAACTTAACACAATAGTGAGGAAGTCAATGACAATTTGATCATAAGAAAGCATTCATATGCTTGGTGCAAACAAGGAGCCACCATATTAGATGAAAGTCACATACTATTATTGTGACTCATAAGGAgtacttcatagagatcacACATCCTAGTATTATTCTCTCCAAACTTCGGGGTTTGGATCCAATATAATAGTGTTGGTATAGTTGCACCCAAAGACATTATAATGTGTCacatataatatattgatcatatattaaatcataaataccaaagaagatttttttctttctctttatagatagaaaaaaaaaatacttgttgaagtttgaaaagtgGGAGTTAGAGGAACATACTGTGAACTCTGAAGAGTGAGAGTGGAAAAGCAAGAATGGAAACGGAAAGACGTGGCAAAAAAATCCGATCAAATCACAATTCGATAAACCCATACCAAACAAATCTGCAATCTGAATAGGATTTAACAGAAATTCAGTGGGCTAGCCCAATTGAAATCTCTATTTACCCCATTTCAACATAAGATTTcaatatcatgaattttagGGTTGAAATGGTTGAAGGATCAAGGGTTAAAATTATCTAATGAACACTCCATCCCCAATGTTCCACAACATGTCCTCCCAAACGTGTAATGATCAATCGAATTACATTATTCAATCCCTTAAAATGGCCAATATTTCTAAACATCACATGAATACCTATCTTTAATAACGATTCATGATCAAAACTCAAAAGTGTTActacaatttaaattattaaaattatcaattaaacATCTCCTGGTATATCCGTTGATTTATTAGTTACTGATATTTAGTTGATATATAGGTGTTGGGCTTATTTTGgaagatggagtattataaatgTGAGCCCAACAATTGTCCCAAGTCCAATTAATAGAATAATCATTAAAAGCTATATCTTCAGTCAACAAGACATTTACACAATTCATAACCATATTTCATTGTTATATCTACAAATCTTGTTGCAAAAATTTAAGTGATGGTTGAGCTGCAAGTAATAATTTTTGCAGTTTTAAGCTCATACCCAAAAAATCTGCAATTTTAGTaggataaaaaatttataatccgATCGAATCACAACTAATTAAACCCATATATCTGAAAAATCTGCAATTTGATGTACGGTATATtatctaatatatatttttctatttacacacataaaaaaaaatgtaaatatttttctctctattttatttctctctcttactttactttctctacTTTACACACataataaagttgcataaattctCGTGCTGCCCAAAAAATGGTCATCttctttgggacggagggaatatataaatgagatctcacattccaatcactttcttactttacttttgcTTACAAAGtgaaataatttcttaaaaattcatattgaGTCAAAAGGACTTTCTAAATGGTGAACAGAGTAAGTATATTTTAAGACGTTGAAAGGAGGAAGTATCTTAAGAATCTCAATGTTAATTCCCACTCATATATcaatatgaatatttgtttttttccctttACACTGCATCATACCAAGAGAAAGAATCaccaatatcaaaattaaatgtgcAAAACATAAAGGctaaaacttaattaaaataaaattacataataagataaacatcaaattataatttttaattactaataaatatgTCCGATCCATAATGGAGGCATTGaatacgaaaaaaaatattcaacattaATGAAAAACGTCGTAATTTACCATCAAATGcatgataaattttttgaggaaaatatgaaattgttaaTATACTAATGGAGttttattagaaataattaaaccaaacaaaaatattatagtacaAAGAAGTGATGCAGTCCATACAATATTAAAGATTTTCTTATGGACTAAAAATGTAACATCAATGAAGTAATACATTGCATAAAACggtattaaatttaaataaataaagtggctacaaaaccctaaccctaaccctaatcCTAATCCTAATCACTGATATCCATAGTTTGGAAATATAAATCTAATCTTCAAGGATATCAAACCCTAATCCTAATCCTAATCCTAATCCTAATCACTGATATCCATAGTTTGGAAATATAAATCTAATCTACATGGATATCAAATCGACTCTCAATGTTAAAGAGTATTCAGATACATAGCTATGAACAGCGATGTGGTGTTCGAGATACTGTTGCTTCTTCCCGTTCAATCCCTCTTGAAATTGTTAGGTGTTAGTAGAGTTTGGTATGACATCATTGATTCTCCTCAATTTAGAAATTTGCACACTTTGTtgcataaaaacaaaagagatGAGGAGGTATATCTACGGTTTAATTTTGGTCTCGGTTATAGTATTGTTAGTAGAAAACTATCAATAAATCTCCTAGACAACGGGATGTCGTTGCCGTCGCATAACTTCCGTTTGCCTATGGACCTGAGTGTAGTATCCGGGGCGGTTAAGGGTCTAGTCTGCCTAAGTTCTCCACGTATGTTTTACATTGCAATATGCAATCCTTTTTTAGGCCACTTCAAGATTCTACCACTTTCTCCCTTCTCTTCTACTTTGTCATGTTTTTATCACTACAATGTGGGATTGGGTTTCGATGAAGATTACAAAGTGGTGCAAGTGGTGCAGCACCGCAAGTACGGCTGGTTGCACGCGAGTCTGTATTCTGCAAAGACGAATTCTTGGAGAAAATTGGATATTGATCAAGATATGGTGATTGAGAAACCCATAAAGTCGGTGTGCAAGAATGGATCCTTTGCGCACTGGAAAGGGCTCACAAGGGCGCGGGATAAGGAGATTATACTAAGCTTTGATATGAAGAATGAAGTGTTTCGGACGTTTACAATATCACAAACGGGTGACCAAGTACTTGATAAGTACTCGGTTCAGTCGTTTAAGGTTCTTGCCATTCTTGCAAAGGAAGATTGCTCTTTCGTGATCCTTGTTTTGGAGAGTTGGGTGTTGAAGGTTTATGAGTCGAGCGGTGAAGGGAGTGAGGTTGTTTGGAATAATGTGAATGATCTGCAACTATATTCTTTCGGGATGAGCAATGTTCGGAGCAGTGATGAGATTCCTGTTTGGAGGAATGATGATTGTGTGGCTCTCAAAGGTTGTGAATTGAGAGAAGTGATTTTGTATGATTACCGTGCTCGGAAATTAATTGGACGTTTCAAGCTGCCGGAGAGCTCGTGCTTGGATGATTATATCATTGAGTGCGAAGGAAGCTTCATTTCACCttagaagtagtgttagtgatCTCAGGTGCATGTTTGTTTTAGAACACTaatctcttcttttcttttctttctaatactatgatttattttagtttctaTACCATTTAGCATGAGGATCTTTCCACATAACATGACATAGTGTTTATACATATTAACTTATGCTTAGTGAAAATGAAACACATTTTCTTAATAACAGTGAGCTTGTTTAAGTCCTCTGTGTGTGGTTTTAGCATACATATATCACTTAATATGGATCTTGATTATTCATGTGCACACATTAAGTAGCAAACATTATTCcgaaaaaaacgaaaataaaagaataaaaagataGATAATCCTCAGACATTCTTCTTGTGATGAGAAGGGGGTTTGTTGGCATCAGGCCAGAGGAAGGCTCCCATTGCGAAGTGTCGTTTCTGCGGGAGATCTCCGTTGGTGGGCAGCCCATACTCTGCTAGGAGACGGTCCACCATCCACTCGGGCATGTGTTGGTACTCCGTCTTGCTATATCTCGGGTAATGCAATGGCATTTTGAACTCGTTGCTCTCCCTCGCTCCCGTCATTTTTTCGATATTAGATGATTGAGATATTAATGTAACAAGGAGGTTGCCCTTTTATAAGACCATCTCTTCTAATGCTATTGTATGTCATGACAACCTGATGATTTACCTTCTTATGTTTTCTGTTATCACTTACACAAATTGCatatttatctctttatcttttaGTATTTGGGTTTCAATAACTCCAAGCATTATGTAACAGAGTTTTGAACCAAAACCATGTAAGAGTTAGTTactttaaatgaaaatgatctaaaaggcttttcattaattaataaccTAAATCAATAgacaagttttaaaaattattcagTAAATAACATTAATAGCTTCAAGTACAGCATTCAACTGATCAATAAATCTTagtaattaattctaaatttatcCAAATGAACTATACAAGCCTTTGTATAATTAAGCAAGCGTATAAACAGACACATTGCAAAAAgaatatatagttttttttttgctttagaCGGTTTGCCCTATCCTTCTTAATAACAAAACAAGGCATCATGACAAAACAAAGAATCACCAGAattcaaaatatgcaaaacaaaatactaaaacttaaataaaatcaaattacacAATAAGATAaacatcaattataatttttaatgacAAATAAATATGTCCAACAGTACCAAATAGGAAAGtaaatattcaatattaataaaaaaaaacaacgtaatttaatatcaaatgctcttgataaaatttttgaggaaaatatgaaattgttagTAAATTGGTGGatttttattagaaataactaaaccaaataaaaatgttacAAAGAACCGATGCAGTCCAAACAATAAAGATTTTTTATCaactag is a window from the Salvia hispanica cultivar TCC Black 2014 chromosome 1, UniMelb_Shisp_WGS_1.0, whole genome shotgun sequence genome containing:
- the LOC125224151 gene encoding putative F-box protein At3g10430, translated to MNSDVVFEILLLLPVQSLLKLLGVSRVWYDIIDSPQFRNLHTLLHKNKRDEEVYLRFNFGLGYSIVSRKLSINLLDNGMSLPSHNFRLPMDLSVVSGAVKGLVCLSSPRMFYIAICNPFLGHFKILPLSPFSSTLSCFYHYNVGLGFDEDYKVVQVVQHRKYGWLHASLYSAKTNSWRKLDIDQDMVIEKPIKSVCKNGSFAHWKGLTRARDKEIILSFDMKNEVFRTFTISQTGDQVLDKYSVQSFKVLAILAKEDCSFVILVLESWVLKVYESSGEGSEVVWNNVNDLQLYSFGMSNVRSSDEIPVWRNDDCVALKGCELREVILYDYRARKLIGRFKLPESSCLDDYIIECEGSFISP